The Planctomycetota bacterium nucleotide sequence AGCACGAGAAGGACGAAGAACCATCGATGCATCCCGCTCTTCATGGACAGGCCTCCTGAGAATCAGCGTCGCTGCGAAAGGGCGAACTCGAGGAACTCCGCGAAGATCCGGCCGTACGCCGCGGCCTCGGCGGGGTCGCGCCCGAACTCGGCCGGCAGGAAGAACGTGATGGCCGCGCGGGCGTTCTTCGGGGCCATGTAGCCCTCATCGCGGGCGTCGCGTTCGTCGTGAAAGAACGTCCGCCGCGCGCCGTTCCACTCGTAGGTCTCGTCCACGCCCTGGAATTGGAGCGGGAGCGCCCGGGCCGGGCGGTGGCGCTCCAGGAGGCGCGCCCAGAAGGCCTTCAGCCGCAGCGCGGCCGGGCGGTTCCATCCGGCAAGCGCGACCTCGCCGACATCGAGGGGTCCTCGGGCGTCCCGCAGGTAGTGGGTTCGGAACTGGACCCAGAGCGGAACGGGGTCGCGCGGCCGGAGTCCGGCGGCCGCGCGTCCCTGAGCCAGGTACTCCGCCAGCGCCGCGCGCGCCGCCTCCGTGGCCCGCTCGCCGGAAGCCACGCCGTCGGGGGTCACGTCCGCTTCCAGGCCGCGGTCGAGGTGGAACCAGCGGTCCGCTCCGGCGCGGCGATAGCCATAAGCCAGGACGAGCGCGGCGTCGAGGGTCTCCGCCGTGGCCCGGGCCACGCGGGCGGCGTCGGCTTCGCCGTCGGCGTACGGGACGGCGAGGACGAGCCCCGCGGCGCGGGGGTTGCTCCCGCGCTCGTGCTCGAAGGCGGGCCCGGCGGGCGGGGCGGGGGAAAGCGACGGCCGGCGGCGCCATGCGGAAAGGGCCGCGACGTCGACGGGCGAGGGGGCCGAAGGCCGATCGCCCGCGCGGACCGAAGCACGCTGGCCCGCCCGGAGATCCGTCCGGCCGCGGGCCGCGTCCAGGCGGACGAGGCCGGAAAGGACCGCCACCTGGAGGCGGCGTCCGTCGTCTTCCGCCTGAAAGGCCGCGGACGCGGCTTCGACGGCGCCGCGGCCGGAGCGAAGGCGCACGGGGGGAACCGGCCGGTCGGCCGCGGACTCCAGGAAGACGACGCCGGTTTCGAGAGAAAGCTCGATTCCGTCCGACTCCGCGCGGGCCAGGCGGATCCGGCTGGAGCGCTCCATCCAGAACGTCCATCCGCCCGGAACCGAGAACGACGCCCCGCGGCGGGGCCCCGTGGCGAGCTCGGCGCCGGGAGCAAGCTCGAGCGTTCCCTCCGCCCGGGGCGTTCGGTCGAGGAGCGTGCCTCGGATCTGAGAAAGGACGATGACCGGTGGAGCGCTCCGGGAGGGGGCGGCGGGGGGCGGCGGCGCCGGCGCCGGCGGTGGAGCGGGAGTCGGAGGAACAGGCTCCGCGCGCGGCGTGGGAGGAGGCGGCGGGGAGGGCTCGACGCGCGGCGGCTCGGGCGCCGGAGGAGGAGGGGGGAGGGGCTTCGGCTCGGAGGGGCCGGGCGGCGGAGGTTCGGGGATCGGCGGCTGTTCCGGAAGATCGACCGGCCGGGCGGCGGAGGAGGGGGCCGCGGGGCGGGACGGCTCGTTTTCACGCCGGAGTCCGTGGAGCGCGGCCAGGATGAGGCCCGCGGCGGCGAGGGACGCTCCGGCGGCGAGGAGAGGAACGGCGCGGGGTCGAACGGCGCGCCGGCGGGTTCGTGTCCTTGTCCGTCGCGCTCCTCGGCCGAGTTCCCGAAGCAGCGTTTCCTGGAAGGCGAGTTCGGCGAGGAGGCGGGCCGCCTCCGGATCGTTCCGGAGCAGCGCTTCGAGGGCCTCGTGCTCCTCGTCCCGGAGCGAGCCGTCGAGGTAGCGCAGAAGCAGGATTTCACGCTCCCGCGGGTCCATGTTCCGTTCCTCTCAGGCGGGCGCGGACGCATTCGGCCAGCCTCAGCCGGATGCGGTGAAGGGTGACGGCGACGGTGTTTTCGCTCTTGAGGAGCGCGGCCGCCACCTGAGGCACGGGCCGGTTCTTCCAGTAGCGGTGTTCGACGATGCTTTGCCAAAGACGGGGGAGGGCCTGGACGCAGCGCCGGAGGGCCTCGAGCCGCGCGGGGTCCTGAAGGGTCCCGGTCTCTTCGAATCCGCGGTCGAGCGCCTGGAGGGCCTCGGGAGAGAGGGGGCGGGGGGCGCGGGCGGTTCGTCGCAGCGCGGCCAGGGCCTCGCGGCGCGCCACTTCGCGGGCGAAAGCCCAGAAGTTGCCCGGGGGGCCCTCCTCGTCCAGGCGGCGCAGAAGGATGAGCGAGACTTCCTGGAAAAGGTCCTCCGCCAGGTGGGCGTCCCGGACGAGGGCGTAGAGATAGGCGTGGAGGGTTCGGCGATGAGCCAAAAGAAGCCGGGCGGTTTCTTCGCGGGCGCGCATCGTGGGCATCCTTCCCGGTAAAAGAGCGTCGCCCTTCTTCTGGATCTTAACAGGAAAAAGGCGGCGCTAGCGCGGCCGGGCGAGGCGCGCGGCGAGGGCGCGGACGGCGGGGTCCGGATCGACGTCCGCCCGCCGGGCGGCCAGGCGGTCGAGGTCCGGATCCGCCGGACGGCGCCCGGGCAGGCCTTTGAGGGCCAGGAGGGCGGGGCCGCGGAGGTCGCTTTGTTCGGCCAGCGCGAAGAGGCGGTCGCGCACGGGGCCGACGGTTTCCGCCTGCTGGAGGAAGAGCAGGGCGGCGCGGCGTCGGGCCGCGACGGACTCCGTTTCAGCGACGCGGGCGAAGCGATCCTGCCAGGCGGGCGCGTTGCGGCGCCGCGGGTCCGCAGCCAGGAGATTCTGGAGGAAGGACATCCACATGGGGTCGGGTTCCTGAAGGAAGGCCTGGAAGACCGCGTCTTCGAAGGAAGGCTCTTCCCGCAGGCGGGCCAGGAGGCGCTCCTCGAGCGCGGCGATCCGCTCGCGGTCTTCGCGGGTCCACGACCAGGAGGCCGAAGGCGAGGGGGGCGACCGGCGAGGAGCGGTTTCGGGGAGCGCCGAGGGAGCGGAGTTCGGAACGGGGACGACGGCGGGCGGCGCGGGTTTCATCGCGGTCGCGCCGCTCGGAGGGGAGGGGCGGATCCAGGCGAGCCCCAGGAGGGCCGCCAGCGCGAGGGCCGGGAAGAGGCGAGCGGGTTTCATGGCCTACAGCCTCGCGCCGATCAGGTTGAGGTACGCGTATTCGGCGTTGAAGAGTTCGGTTTCGGAGACCCAGCAATCCGGTCCCTGGAGGCTGTCGTGGATGAGGAAGCCTCCGGGAGTGAAGCCCTTGATCGGCGAGAAGTGGTAGGTGGCGGCGTAGTTCCAGTACGCCAGGTAAGACGTGTCCATCGCGGCCATCACCGGATAGTTGCCGCGCAGGTTGCGCCGCACCGTCTCCGCGGAGTATTCGGCGGCGGCGTAGGGGGTGCGCGCGAAGGCGGGCGCGGCTTCAATCAGGGCGGCGAAAGACGTTCCGTCCTGAGGATCGGTTCCCATCGCGGCGGCGAGTTCGTCCTGCGAGAAGACGTCCGAGGCGAGGTAAGCGGCGACCATCTGAAGCGTGGCCGGGCCGCAATAGCGGGGAGCGGTTTGCGTGAAGTGGATGAGCGGGAGGC carries:
- a CDS encoding FecR domain-containing protein; translation: MDPREREILLLRYLDGSLRDEEHEALEALLRNDPEAARLLAELAFQETLLRELGRGARRTRTRTRRRAVRPRAVPLLAAGASLAAAGLILAALHGLRRENEPSRPAAPSSAARPVDLPEQPPIPEPPPPGPSEPKPLPPPPPAPEPPRVEPSPPPPPTPRAEPVPPTPAPPPAPAPPPPAAPSRSAPPVIVLSQIRGTLLDRTPRAEGTLELAPGAELATGPRRGASFSVPGGWTFWMERSSRIRLARAESDGIELSLETGVVFLESAADRPVPPVRLRSGRGAVEAASAAFQAEDDGRRLQVAVLSGLVRLDAARGRTDLRAGQRASVRAGDRPSAPSPVDVAALSAWRRRPSLSPAPPAGPAFEHERGSNPRAAGLVLAVPYADGEADAARVARATAETLDAALVLAYGYRRAGADRWFHLDRGLEADVTPDGVASGERATEAARAALAEYLAQGRAAAGLRPRDPVPLWVQFRTHYLRDARGPLDVGEVALAGWNRPAALRLKAFWARLLERHRPARALPLQFQGVDETYEWNGARRTFFHDERDARDEGYMAPKNARAAITFFLPAEFGRDPAEAAAYGRIFAEFLEFALSQRR
- a CDS encoding sigma-70 family RNA polymerase sigma factor; the protein is MRAREETARLLLAHRRTLHAYLYALVRDAHLAEDLFQEVSLILLRRLDEEGPPGNFWAFAREVARREALAALRRTARAPRPLSPEALQALDRGFEETGTLQDPARLEALRRCVQALPRLWQSIVEHRYWKNRPVPQVAAALLKSENTVAVTLHRIRLRLAECVRARLRGTEHGPAGA